A DNA window from Zingiber officinale cultivar Zhangliang chromosome 3A, Zo_v1.1, whole genome shotgun sequence contains the following coding sequences:
- the LOC122051029 gene encoding uncharacterized protein LOC122051029, whose amino-acid sequence MAITPRVKEYLPPSGSKPPPARRLHNFAFPTRSWGGQRHLRCSNHPFSHSVRNEEVEDPASDRIGRTAGIRLPASPGKISPPSTKAGGEEAAERSIYPSVPTVAEAARPWNLRTRRAGCNAPAEDRAPTSDPSSSPLLNDKSAPREAAKRGRSDGEDMWKFSISLSREEIEQDYLVFKGTKPPRRPKKRPRIVQQHLDYCFPGLWLSEITPRSYKVDE is encoded by the exons ATGGCGATTACTCCCCGAGTAAAGGAGTACTTACCTCCGAGCGGATCGAAGCCTCCGCCTGCCCGGAGGCTGCATAACTTCGCCTTCCCCACTCGTAGCTGGGGCGGCCAGCGCCACCTCCGCTGCTCCAACCACCCCTTCTCCCATAGCGTACGCAACGAGGAAGTGGAGGATCCCGCATCCGATCGGATCGGACGAACGGCGGGGATCCGCCTGCCAGCCTCTCCGGGCAAGATCTCGCCGCCATCGACGAAGGCTGGAGGAGAGGAGGCAGCGGAGAGAAGCATTTACCCTTCGGTTCCAACGGTGGCCGAGGCGGCAAGGCCCTGGAATCTGAGGACGCGGAGGGCTGGTTGCAACGCTCCGGCCGAGGATCGCGCTCCTACCTCGGatccatcttcttcccctttgcTAAACGATAAGAGCGCGCCGCGGGAAGCGGCCAAGCGAGGGAGATCAGATGGAGAGGATATGTGGAAATTCTCAATCTCTCTGTCCCGTGAGGAGATTGAACAGGACTACCTGGTGTTTAAAGGAACAAAGCCCCCTCGGCGGCCGAAGAAGAGGCCTAGGATCGTGCAGCAGCATCTCGAT TATTGTTTCCCAGGTTTATGGTTGTCCGAGATAACTCCTCGATCCTACAAAGTCGACGAATAA
- the LOC122051027 gene encoding uncharacterized protein LOC122051027 — MEDTLDSSLLLHDGGGAAASHGWQKVTYSKRKRKPQPQADPDRPSLANGLPDRSHVFDSVEQKARERRHAIEAAAAAAEAVDLPRSRPALASSDEDDDDEGAAKSQENSAPAPKKEKPKKVKKPKVTVDEAAAKIDATDLATFLAEISTTYESQQDIQLMRFADFFARSFASVNASQFPWFKIFKESPVDKIIDVPLSHIPESVYKISVDWLALKSPEALTDFVLWCLDGILSDLASQLPAVKGSKKSVQPTTPKALAAIFVVLAMTLRRKPEILINLLPKLRDDPAYQGQEKLPIVIWITAQASQGDLIVGMYIWSHFLFPVVCGKSNVNPQSRDLVLQLLERILSGPKARTILLNGAVRKGERIVPPAVLDLLMRATFPASTARVKATERFETFYPTLKELALTGSGTKTTKQASQQLLPFAIQAIQENNSELTKEAVDLFIWCLTQNAECYKQWEKLYLENVDATIIVLRKLSTEWRNYSAKISLDTLKVTLKHLRAKNEDALSRNTDPSQVASIKEADKYCKTILMKLTRNFSCMKGSVLVLVLGIGLFFTLSPNAELINWENINWEKFQVLFSSLQSS, encoded by the exons ATGGAAGACACCCTCGATTCCTCGCTCCTCCTTCACGACGGAGGCGGCGCCGCCGCCAGCCACGGATGGCAGAAAGTCACTTACTCCAAGCGCAAGCGCAAGCCTCAACCCCAGGCCGACCCCGATCGCCCCAGCCTCGCCAACGGTCTCCCCGATCGCTCCCACGTCTTTGACTCCGTCGAGCAGAAGGCCCGCGAGCGGCGTCACGCCATCGAGGCCGCGGCGGCCGCTGCCGAGGCCGTTGATTTGCCCAGATCGAGGCCTGCGCTGGCCTCCTCGGACGAAGACGACGATGACGAAGGAGCCGCCAAATCCCAGGAGAACAGTGCGCCGGCGCCGAAGAAGGAGAAGCCGAAGAAGGTTAAGAAGCCTAAGGTCACGGTCGATGAGGCTGCCGCCAAGATCGATGCCACCGATCTTGCTACGTTTCTCGCCGAGATTTCG ACAACTTACGAATCGCAGCAGGATATTCAACTGATGAGATTTGCGGATTTTTTCGCACGGTCATTTGCTTCTGTTAATGCATCGCAATTCCCTTGGTTCAAGATCTTCAAAGAATCACCTGTGGACAAAATCATTGAT GTTCCTTTAAGCCATATACCTGAATCTGTTTACAAGATTTCAGTTGATTGGCTTGCACTGAAATCCCCTGAAGCTTTGACTGATTTTGTTTTATGGTGCCTTGATGGCATCCTTTCTGACTTGGCGAGTCAGCTACCTGCAGTTAAGGGCTCAAAAAAATCTGTTCAGCCAACTACACCAAAGGCTCTG GCTGCTATATTTGTTGTGCTAGCAATGACCTTGAGACGGAAGCCTGAAATACTTATAAATCTTTTGCCCAAACTAAGAGACGATCCAGCATATCAAGGACAAGAAAAACTACCCATTGTCATCTGGATCACTGCCCAG GCTTCTCAAGGAGATCTGATTGTCGGCATGTACATCTGGTCGCATTTCCTATTTCCTGTAGTTTGTGGAAAATCAAATGTGAACCCACAGTCTAGGGACTTGGTGCTGCAATTGCTCGAAAG GATTCTCTCTGGACCGAAAGCTCGAACTATTCTGTTAAATGGTGCTGTTCGGAAGGGGGAACGCATAGTACCACCTGCTGTACTTGATCTACTCATGCGGGCGACTTTTCCTGCTTCTACAGCTCGAGTCAAG GCAACTGAAAGATTTGAGACGTTTTATCCTACTCTAAAAGAGTTGGCTCTTACTGGTTCTGGTACCAAAACCACAAAGCAAGCATCACAACAGCTTTTGCCTTTTGCCATCCAAGCGATTCAAGAAA ATAATTCCGAGCTAACAAAGGAAGCGGTCGATTTATTCATCTGGTGTTTGACGCAGAATGCTGAGTGCTATAAACAGTGG GAGAAACTCTATTTAGAGAATGTTGATGCGACAATTATTGTTCTTCGGAAACTCTCCACTGAGTGGCGAAATTACTCAGCCAAAATTTCCCTTGACACTCTCAAAGTAACACTTAAGCATTTGAGGGCTAAA AATGAAGATGCCCTGTCAAGAAACACAGACCCCAGCCAAGTAGCATCCATCAAAGAAGCTGACAAGTACTGCAAGACAATTTTGATGAAGTTAACACGTAATTTTAGCTGCATGAAGGGTAGTGTTTTGGTGCTTGTGCTGGGAATTGGACTCTTTTTCACTCTTTCACCGAATGCCGAGTTAATTAACTGGGAGAACATCAATTGGGAGAAATTTCAGGTGTTGTTCAGTTCTCTCCAATCCTCTTAG
- the LOC122051026 gene encoding receptor-like protein 4 isoform X1: MSRCFFFFFFFFFFLPLLSSASGGVTPAPPSDPFSAGVALNIDCGGTANFTSEFGRSWVADLYYSGGAAGLVAEPHRFQLPQERTLRFFPPVSYGKKNCYAVPLPNGRYYIRTFTVYDNYDSKLRSPSFDVSFEGTLVFTLHSPWPEAAARSGAYSDFIAAVPDGSATLCFYSIATDPPVIASLEIAAIHPLAYDAASTGTDLILINYGRLTAGSSLFGPGFSNDSDAFSRVWQPDAGYRNPNVSVKALSAGGHQIFGANQAPNYFPVKLYETAVTTVNLGDTLEFLLPVDTRLDYMLWFHFAEIDSGVNAAAQRVFDVFIGQEKVSSIDIYKEVGGFTAFKWSYIVRNLTSRPLSVKLVPVAAKPIICGLENYAMVPLDMVTVSSQVLAMQALKESLRVPDRMGWNGDPCAPSTWDTWEGVTCHLSENGQNLVVTQLDLGSQGLKGYISDKINLLTHLVNLNLSSNSLGGSLPTDFGLGSLVSLDLSSNQFTGSIPDTLGSSNLQIVLLNNNQLDGQVPEKVYSIGVHGGIIDLSGNKGLCGVPTLPACPLFWDKGGLSLAGKIAIGLSCVFIFILLLVIYIFCIRRGSSDYDFEFPQDLISIAAKRNRYQRQKLMLVELEEASNSTSFPSSSNTH; this comes from the exons ATGTCtcgctgcttcttcttcttcttcttcttcttcttcttccttccgctCCTTTCTTCCGCTTCCGGAGGTGTAACGCCTGCTCCACCTTCCGATCCTTTCTCTGCTG GCGTGGCGTTGAACATCGACTGCGGAGGCACCGCTAACTTCACGTCGGAGTTTGGGCGCTCCTGGGTGGCGGATCTCTACTACTCCGGTGGCGCCGCCGGGTTGGTGGCGGAGCCCCACCGGTTCCAGCTGCCGCAGGAGCGAACTCTCCGCTTTTTCCCTCCGGTTTCCTACGGCAAGAAGAACTGCTACGCTGTTCCCCTTCCCAACGGCCGCTATTATATTCGCACCTTCACCGTCTACGACAACTACGATTCCAAGCTCCGGAGCCCTAGCTTCGACGTCTCCTTCGAAGGCACGCTCGTATTCACCTTGCATTCCCCCTGGCCCGAGGCCGCTGCCCGCTCTGGTGCTTATTCTGACTTTATCGCCGCCGTCCCCGACGGCAGCGCCACCCTTTGCTTCTACAGCATCGCCACCGACCCACCTGTCATTGCCTCCCTCGAGATCGCTGCCATTCACCCACTCGCCTACGATGCTGCCTCCACCGGCACAGATCTCATCCTCATCAATTATGGCCGCCTCACAGCTGGTTCCTCCCTCTTCGGTCCTGGATTCTCTAACGACTCCGACGCTTTCTCCAGGGTCTGGCAACCTGATGCCGGATACCGAAACCCGAATGTCTCAGTCAAGGCGCTATCCGCTGGGGGACACCAAATATTCGGTGCCAACCAGGCCCCAAATTACTTCCCTGTCAAGCTGTACGAGACAGCCGTCACAACCGTCAATCTTGGGGACACTCTTGAATTCTTGCTGCCGGTGGACACGCGGCTAGACTACATGCTTTGGTTTCACTTTGCGGAGATAGATTCTGGGGTGAACGCTGCAGCACAGAGGGTGTTCGATGTGTTCATCGGCCAAGAGAAAGTGTCGAGTATTGACATCTACAAGGAGGTCGGAGGGTTCACAGCCTTCAAGTGGAGTTACATAGTGAGAAACTTGACAAGCAGGCCCTTAAGTGTGAAGCTGGTGCCGGTGGCTGCAAAGCCCATTATTTGTGGACTTGAGAATTATGCTATGGTGCCATTGGACATGGTCACGGTGTCAAGTCAAG TGTTGGCGATGCAGGCATTGAAGGAATCACTGCGGGTACCAGATAGGATGGGCTGGAACGGCGACCCGTGTGCTCCTTCCACGTGGGATACTTGGGAGGGTGTCACTTGCCATCTCAGTGAGAACGGACAAAATCTTGTTGTCACTCAATT GGACTTAGGAAGTCAAGGTTTGAAAGGATATATTAGTGATAAAATAAATCTCTTAACACACTTGGTAAACTT GAACTTGAGCTCTAATTCTTTGGGAGGAAGTTTGCCAACAGATTTTGGTCTTGGGTCCTTAGTAAGCTT GGACCTGTCTTCAAATCAGTTTACAGGGAGTATTCCAGATACCTTGGGTTCCTCAAACTTGCAAATTGT ATTGTTAAACAACAATCAATTGGATGGACAAGTTCCTGAGAAAGTTTATTCAATTGGTGTACATGGTGGAATCATAGA CCTTTCAGGTAATAAAGGTCTTTGTGGTGTTCCCACTTTACCAGCATGTCCTTTATTTTGGGACAAGGGTGGTCTTTCATTAGCTGGCAAGATTGCAATTGGCTTATCAtgcgtttttattttcattttacttCTCGTCATTTATATTTTCTGCATAAGAAGGGGAAGCAGCGATTATGATTTTGAGTTTCCTCAAGACTTAATAT CAATTGCAGCAAAAAGAAACAGGTACCAGAGACAGAAGCTTATGCTTGTGGAGCTGGAAGAAGCGTCAAACTCTACAAGTTTTCCTAGCAGCTCAAACACTCATTAG
- the LOC122053510 gene encoding NAC domain-containing protein 100-like gives MEDLPPGFRFHPTDEELITYYLIRKVTEFGFITRAIADVDLNKSEPWDLPGKASMGVKEWYFFSIKDRKYPTGFRTNRATAAGYWKTTGKDKEIYQNGGTLVGMKKTLVFYKGRAPKGEKTSWVMHEYRLQTNLPLYRPMKEEWVVCRVFKKNNMAKNPQPDSPALLGSPYSSAMSINELGEVDVSVLQDLVSSSSSNPTVQLQTGYDPNVHNKVDVNAYLSWVMASQANGGLQPSLPWGATGLEFTPNPAIVSALAPQPEADLNSFAAQGDGLLGNSLRLSFPGVASSGGLDCAQQQQVQLVNQETLWRAH, from the exons ATGGAGGATCTTCCTCCGGGGTTTCGATTCCACCCGACCGACGAAGAACTCATCACCTACTATCTAATAAGGAAGGTGACTGAGTTCGGCTTCATCACGCGAGCCATTGCCGATGTCGATCTCAACAAATCCGAGCCTTGGGACTTGCCAG GGAAGGCAAGCATGGGAGTGAAAGAGTGGTATTTCTTCAGCATCAAGGACCGAAAGTACCCGACCGGATTCCGAACCAACCGAGCCACCGCGGCCGGCTACTGGAAGACCACAGGCAAAGACAAGGAGATCTACCAAAACGGAGGCACCCTAGTGGGCATGAAGAAAACTCTAGTGTTTTACAAGGGGAGGGCTCCCAAGGGCGAGAAGACAAGTTGGGTGATGCATGAGTACAGACTCCAAACCAATTTGCCCTTGTACAGACCAATGAAG GAGGAGTGGGTCGTGTGTAGGGTTTTCAAGAAGAACAACATGGCGAAGAATCCACAGCCAGACTCCCCGGCATTGCTCGGCTCTCCCTACAGTAGTGCCATGTCGATAAACGAGCTCGGAGAAGTCGATGTCTCAGTCTTGCAGGACCTGGTCAGCTCGTCGAGCTCCAACCCTACTGTGCAATTGCAAACGGGTTATGACCCGAACGTGCACAACAAAGTGGACGTGAACGCGTACTTGAGCTGGGTCATGGCTAGCCAGGCCAATGGTGGACTGCAGCCTTCACTTCCATGGGGAGCAACAGGGCTGGAGTTCACCCCAAACCCTGCAATTGTATCAGCATTAGCACCGCAACCGGAAGCCGATTTGAACTCTTTCGCGGCGCAAGGCGACGGTCTACTCGGAAACAGCTTGAGGTTGAGCTTCCCTGGTGTTGCTTCATCAGGAGGTTTGGATTGCGCACAGCAACAGCAAGTGCAGTTAGTGAACCAGGAAACACTTTGGAGAGCACATTAA
- the LOC122053508 gene encoding cell division cycle-associated 7-like protein has translation MAVPRTPKGNGHRAAGKSKKPDEAASSDAASPRKRTKSPGVRVVGNRIYDSQRGKTCHQCRQKTMDFTAACKQMKGGKICTIKFCHKCLLNRYGENAEQVAVLENWSCPKCRGVCNCSFCM, from the exons ATGGCTGTCCCTCGCACCCCCAAGGGCAATGGCCACCGCGCCGCCGGGAAGAGCAAGAAGCCGGACGAGGCTGCTTCCTCTGATGCTGCCTCCCCACGCAAGCGCACTAAGTCGCCCGGAGTCCGGGTCGTCGGCAATCGCATCTACGATTCTCAGCGAGGGAAGACCTGCCACCAG TGTCGGCAAAAGACGATGGATTTCACGGCGGCTTGCAAGCAGATGAAAGGGGGCAAGATCTGCACTATAAAATTCTGCCACAAGTGTCTTCTTAACAG GTACGGGGAGAATGCAGAGCAGGTGGCGGTGCTAGAGAACTGGAGTTGTCCAAAATGCCGTGGCGTTTGCAACTGTAGTTTCTGCATGTGA
- the LOC122051026 gene encoding receptor-like protein 4 isoform X2 codes for MSRCFFFFFFFFFFLPLLSSASGGVTPAPPSDPFSAGVALNIDCGGTANFTSEFGRSWVADLYYSGGAAGLVAEPHRFQLPQERTLRFFPPVSYGKKNCYAVPLPNGRYYIRTFTVYDNYDSKLRSPSFDVSFEGTLVFTLHSPWPEAAARSGAYSDFIAAVPDGSATLCFYSIATDPPVIASLEIAAIHPLAYDAASTGTDLILINYGRLTAGSSLFGPGFSNDSDAFSRVWQPDAGYRNPNVSVKALSAGGHQIFGANQAPNYFPVKLYETAVTTVNLGDTLEFLLPVDTRLDYMLWFHFAEIDSGVNAAAQRVFDVFIGQEKVSSIDIYKEVGGFTAFKWSYIVRNLTSRPLSVKLVPVAAKPIICGLENYAMVPLDMVTVSSQVLAMQALKESLRVPDRMGWNGDPCAPSTWDTWEGVTCHLSENGQNLVVTQLDLGSQGLKGYISDKINLLTHLVNLNLSSNSLGGSLPTDFGLGSLVSLDLSSNQFTGSIPDTLGSSNLQIVLLNNNQLDGQVPEKVYSIGVHGGIIE; via the exons ATGTCtcgctgcttcttcttcttcttcttcttcttcttcttccttccgctCCTTTCTTCCGCTTCCGGAGGTGTAACGCCTGCTCCACCTTCCGATCCTTTCTCTGCTG GCGTGGCGTTGAACATCGACTGCGGAGGCACCGCTAACTTCACGTCGGAGTTTGGGCGCTCCTGGGTGGCGGATCTCTACTACTCCGGTGGCGCCGCCGGGTTGGTGGCGGAGCCCCACCGGTTCCAGCTGCCGCAGGAGCGAACTCTCCGCTTTTTCCCTCCGGTTTCCTACGGCAAGAAGAACTGCTACGCTGTTCCCCTTCCCAACGGCCGCTATTATATTCGCACCTTCACCGTCTACGACAACTACGATTCCAAGCTCCGGAGCCCTAGCTTCGACGTCTCCTTCGAAGGCACGCTCGTATTCACCTTGCATTCCCCCTGGCCCGAGGCCGCTGCCCGCTCTGGTGCTTATTCTGACTTTATCGCCGCCGTCCCCGACGGCAGCGCCACCCTTTGCTTCTACAGCATCGCCACCGACCCACCTGTCATTGCCTCCCTCGAGATCGCTGCCATTCACCCACTCGCCTACGATGCTGCCTCCACCGGCACAGATCTCATCCTCATCAATTATGGCCGCCTCACAGCTGGTTCCTCCCTCTTCGGTCCTGGATTCTCTAACGACTCCGACGCTTTCTCCAGGGTCTGGCAACCTGATGCCGGATACCGAAACCCGAATGTCTCAGTCAAGGCGCTATCCGCTGGGGGACACCAAATATTCGGTGCCAACCAGGCCCCAAATTACTTCCCTGTCAAGCTGTACGAGACAGCCGTCACAACCGTCAATCTTGGGGACACTCTTGAATTCTTGCTGCCGGTGGACACGCGGCTAGACTACATGCTTTGGTTTCACTTTGCGGAGATAGATTCTGGGGTGAACGCTGCAGCACAGAGGGTGTTCGATGTGTTCATCGGCCAAGAGAAAGTGTCGAGTATTGACATCTACAAGGAGGTCGGAGGGTTCACAGCCTTCAAGTGGAGTTACATAGTGAGAAACTTGACAAGCAGGCCCTTAAGTGTGAAGCTGGTGCCGGTGGCTGCAAAGCCCATTATTTGTGGACTTGAGAATTATGCTATGGTGCCATTGGACATGGTCACGGTGTCAAGTCAAG TGTTGGCGATGCAGGCATTGAAGGAATCACTGCGGGTACCAGATAGGATGGGCTGGAACGGCGACCCGTGTGCTCCTTCCACGTGGGATACTTGGGAGGGTGTCACTTGCCATCTCAGTGAGAACGGACAAAATCTTGTTGTCACTCAATT GGACTTAGGAAGTCAAGGTTTGAAAGGATATATTAGTGATAAAATAAATCTCTTAACACACTTGGTAAACTT GAACTTGAGCTCTAATTCTTTGGGAGGAAGTTTGCCAACAGATTTTGGTCTTGGGTCCTTAGTAAGCTT GGACCTGTCTTCAAATCAGTTTACAGGGAGTATTCCAGATACCTTGGGTTCCTCAAACTTGCAAATTGT ATTGTTAAACAACAATCAATTGGATGGACAAGTTCCTGAGAAAGTTTATTCAATTGGTGTACATGGTGGAATCATAGA GTAA
- the LOC122053460 gene encoding uncharacterized protein LOC122053460, translated as MVQRSAKFLCIPTSAKRRREGETALDPHAATVVLLSPSPSPPSSTLQGVGGRRTIPRIPFSRSSSSKLYPDVHVTTKPSTGHCSFALLRSDLPPPVGRRLAITPTHSDLAVKSSPSPSPPVLESAAGRSPSFAFGMVISRETPSRRPNPSPETAAAAESRLPLRGTQGSLLQGFPFQILKTWGRHRGVRCMGKEETADAGERRSPSESACPRIRVPDSGRSDGDDSGVEEVRERLLVHLREAADRMKLVLPKGSGETEPAPVPELTPDLEASDGSKALPWNLRTRRGASREIERRRSVSPPPPPPTAEKRTVRLRSEGPRRKERPRFSISLTKEEIDEDIYAVTGCRARRRPRKRPRVIQKQLEALFPGSWLTEIAADSYKVPEQR; from the exons ATGGTTCAACGCAGTGCGAAGTTCCTTTGTATTCCAACATCTGCAAAGCGTCGTAGGGAAGGTGAGACGGCGCTAGATCCGCACGCCGCCACCGTCGTCCTGCTCTCTCCTTCGCCATCTCCTCCGTCCTCTACATTACAAGGCGTCGGTGGTCGCCGGACGATTCCCCGAATACCCTTCTCTCGAAGCTCTtc ATCAAAACTCTACCCAGACGTCCACGTAACCACG AAACCCTCGACCGGCCATTGCTCATTTGCTCTTCTTCGTTCTGACTTACCTCCTCCTGTAGGCCGTAGGCTCGCCATCACGCCAACCCACTCCGACCTCGCCGTCAAATCATCTCCTTCCCCTTCTCCGCCAGTTTTGGAATCCGCTGCCGGACGCTCCCCTTCCTTCGCCTTCGGCATGGTCATCTCGCGGGAGACGCCATCCAGGCGCCCGAATCCGTCCCCGGAGACGGCGGCAGCCGCCGAATCTCGGCTCCCTCTCCGAGGGACGCAGGGGAGCCTCCTCCAAGGCTTCCCCTTCCAGATCTTGAAGACGTGGGGCAGGCATAGGGGGGTCCGTTGCATGGGCAAGGAGGAGACCGCCGACGCCGGCGAACGGCGATCTCCGTCGGAGTCGGCGTGCCCTCGGATCCGTGTCCCGGATAGCGGCCGCAGCGACGGAGACGACTCGGGAGTTGAGGAGGTCAGGGAACGCCTGTTGGTTCACCTCCGTGAGGCAGCGGACCGGATGAAGTTGGTGCTGCCCAAAGGCAGCGGCGAGACTGAGCCGGCTCCGGTGCCGGAGTTGACGCCCGATCTCGAGGCTTCCGACGGCTCTAAGGCACTTCCATGGAATCTGAGGACGCGGCGCGGTGCGTCGAGGGAGATCGAGCGGCGCCGGAGTGTTtcccctccgccgccgccgcccacGGCGGAGAAAAGGACGGTCCGGCTGAGGTCGGAGGGTCCTAGGAGAAAGGAGCGGCCTAGGTTCTCGATCTCGCTCACGAAAGAGGAGATCGACGAGGACATCTACGCCGTGACCGGGTGCAGGGCTCGCCGCCGGCCAAGGAAGCGGCCGAGAGTCATCCAAAAGCAGCTCGAG GCGCTATTCCCCGGCTCGTGGCTGACGGAGATCGCCGCCGACAGCTACAAGGTCCCAGAACAGCGGTAA